The nucleotide sequence aggccaaggggtcaagcccatgaggctttaggtcggtgcaaaaaggagtcttgcggaggccaggggggcaaacgccggagaccctggcgtctggccctgggccagacgccgaggcccatggcgtctgggccagacgccaaggattgtggcgtttggtcctggagtccgagtgggactcttgcctttcgggcaaaaccgactttgaggaggcttttgctccaagtttcgaccccggggctcaacatataaatagaggggcagggctagcaccaaagagacaacaagttgatccacgtgatctattccttagccgtgtgcggcgcccccagccaccatattcctcgataatactgtagcggagtttaggcgaagccctgctgctgtagttcatcaagatcgtcaccacgccgtcgtgctgacggaactcttccccgacactttgctggatcggagtccggggatcgtcatcgagctgaacgtgtgctcgaactcggaggtgccgtagtttcggtgcttgatcggttggatcgagaagacgtacgactacttcctctacgtcgtgtcatcgcttccgcagtcggtctgcgttgggtacgtagacgatactcttccctcgttgctatgcatcacatgatcttgcgtgtgcgtaggaatttttttgaaattactacgaaacccaacagggtCGTGCCCCCAACccctaagttttcggttaatacaattctagcatgaataataaacatttatcataatataagtaaatataaataacaactttattattgcctctagggcatatttccttcactgacaAGGATGACGGAGCATGAGGATAGTACAGGGTTGCCAGAGCATCCCGAATTGGGATATGGCGGTGCTAGTGACCTTCCTCCTACAATCTCCATTGCAAAGTGCAACGAAGACCTTCATTGTTGATGGTGACTGACCCTTGTCCTAGCTCGACTATCTGCTTGTGCGAGCATGTTCTTCACTTGTGTGGCGCCTGATGTCAAGAGCGTGGTATGCATATAGTTGTTGGTATCACAAAAAGTGGTGGTGACATACAATGACTTCGATTTAGTTAATGCTTCTCAAGCATTGGTCTCGAGCTTTGGGTGAAAACTTAAGGTCTAACTCTTATTGATTATATCAATGGTGATGTTTCTTGTGTTGtcaccttgttgaaggcattgtttggaTGTGCTCAGACGTGCTATTCAAGGTGAAAACCCAAGATCTAGTCTTTGGTAGTTGGATCTGGCGATGGCGATGCTTGAGCATCATTCCCTTCCGGAAGGCCTTGTTGTTGGAGAATTCTTCTCGGTGATGTCAAGAGATGGTTGGTTCGAATATGGTTCCGGGTGTAGATTTTATTATCAATGTTTTGATCGTTTTagagttttttccttttcttttaactCCACCAGGGCATAACTTCGGTCTTGTTAGATTTTGCTAGTTGCTGGTGTAATTTTGTGTGTGTGCATTTGTGTTAGTTGTCTGCACCTAGCTACATAGAGGCCGAATGTGTGTTCATTTCTTGTTTGTATCTCCTTGATGCTTCATATTTAGTTAATAAAATACATCCTTTGTGAAAAAAGAATTTCACTCACTATACATATACATTTTGATTAAAATTACCACATTAATAAGAATATACAACATGACCATTTTAAGGTGACGTTTACATATTTCGAGGGCGAGTATATTTCTTACATGTATAATTAACGTCTCCCAGGATATATATAGTGCAATTACAGTAACATTTTTATGTGATTGGACTATATTCTCCATTGCTCCGACTAGTTAGCCTAGTAGTAGTTAGTCGGTTGATTTCTCCTAGACAAGGACTAGCTAGACGTTGTGATATATCTAACACTCCTTTTAATGCAGATTCTAACGCAACCATGGTTAACATAAGCATTTCAAATTCCCATGCCACAATGGAAAGAAGTGCATCCTCCTGTAGATTCCCAACTTCGAGGTTTCTTTGTTCATTTTAGGGTGTACGATGAATTCATTTTTCAAGAAGCGTTTTACGATGTACCATTCCAACTGCCAAGTGCACCCTTTTGGGTAGTGGTGGTGGCATTCTCATATTCATCCAATAAATCTTGGCTCTATCCGAGTTACCCACCTCAAATTTAAAATTTAAGATTCATCGCCGTATTTCAGAAGAACTTCGATACATAGCGAGAAGAATAAAGTTGAATTTAATTTCCGGGGTTTAAGACGCCCGTATGATGGGGGAAATGCATCTCAATTTCTTGAATTCCATCTTTCGGAATCTCCGTGCCAGTGCGCCATGCAAACAATCTATCAAAAATACCTTTACATGTGTGTCTTTTACTAAATTAACCTATTTTTTGTAATTGCTCTGAGTAGATTTGTGCTTTTGTTGTTTCTTTTGAGCGATTGTCACAAAATGACAATGTCCTACAACACCCCAACtattttttccttttctgcttCCTCATAATATAAGTGGATGGAGGAAATGAATTTGAAGTCAAGGGTTTAAGATGAACTATTTGGTGGAGGAAGGAAATGCATgctgattttttgaagtttatctTTTAGGATGTATGGACAATGCAAACAATCTGTCTAAACACTATCTCGTAGTTGTTCTCTCTTCTCCTAATTTTGAAGAAACAATAATTTGCAGGGGATTTTTTTTTGTGTGGGGGTAATTTTGAAAAGTATCATTCCAGTGCTAGCTGTTTCTTCTAACGAATTATCATGTTAAATAGCTTTGagcaaattgttttttttttgcagtaTCTTTGAGCAATTGCCACAAAATAGGAGTGTCCTGCAAGTTGCAACCAACTTTGCCTTTTCTATTTCTTCGTAATTCTCTGTGTATTTTCTGCGGATCTCATTTGTCTATACAATAGCATACTATGCAAAACCCATACCCCAAGAATCAACACCCATCTACACTGGCTGGTCTACCAACACATGCATTGTTGTGCACCATTCGTTGTGCACAACCAAAACACAGCAAGGCAGCGTGGACATGAATGTGCTGTGGGAATAATTGAGGCAAAGCTAGATGGGAGGGAGAGAACATACATAGCTGAAAATAAACAAATTGCTCCCATAAATTCCACTGAACGTGCATGGGCTGTAGTTCTAGTAGTGTTCTACTGCCTCGTCCTTtgattagtactccctctgtaaactaaaatagtgatctaaacgcttttatattagtttacggagggagtacattagatAAGGTTAAAATAGCATCCACATGAGACCATCTTTTGATACCCCCTTGCCCCTAAACTATACACTTCCACACCAAACCATGCACATCATCTTTATTCCCCAATTTTCATTTCCTCTTTTGCCCTCCAGTGAAGCAACGCAAAGACCatgacaaaaataaataaatttgtaTGCTACCTTGGACATATGAAGGAAGGCCACTATATAAGCATTGGTCACCCCACGATGCGAAGGGAGGGAAAGGAAAAGGACTTGCAAGCCAGAGACATCCTCCTCGACCTCAAAGCAGAGAGAGGTGGCAATCGACCAGCTAGGCCAGTTCTGAACCTAGAGAGAATACAATGGGCAATAGCTTGAGGTGCTGCCTGGCTTGCGTGCTCCCCTGCGGCGCGCTGGACCTGATCAGGATCGTCCACCTcagcggccgcgtcgaggagtACGGCAGGCCGGTGGCCGCAGGCGAGATCCTCTCCGCCAACCCGAACCACGTGCTGAGCAAGCCGTGCTCGCAGGGCGTCGTGCGGAGGATACTCATCGTCTCCCCGGAGTCCGAGCTGGAGCGCGGCCAGATATACTTTCTCATCCCGGCGTCCTCGGTGCCGgctgagaggaagaagaagaccggctcCAGCGCTGGCTCGCAAGGCGCCGCTGGCGTCGCGCCGTCAAGGACGGCAAACCCTGGCCACGGCGGCAAGGCGCGCAGCCACGTTAAGAGCAAGCCGTCGTCAGGTCACGGCAGTGGCCGTGACGTGCAGTCCGAGAAGAGGTCGTTGCACCGGCGGCGAGTGAGCACCGGTGGCCGGACCGCCGTGTGGAGGCCACACCTCGAGTGCATCGTGGAGGGCACTTGACTAGTTCACTACCTAGTtaatttttgttctttcttttcctttttctttggcaTGGGTGTCATTTTTCTCTCTTGTGCGCATGGTTAATGTGTATGCTTCTTTGTGACCCTTTTTCTAAGTGTACATCCATGTAATGTTTTTCCCTTCCTGGATATATATGATGGACATGGAGAGGGAAGGTTCTGAATTCTTGTTCTAACTACTGCCTTTTTTTCTCCTCTAACTATTATTGTTGTTCCATTCTATCCTCCGTTTTTGTGGATGAGTGTTTGATTGGCTCAAGGAGGAAGATAACATATGAAATTGGGCATGTGCTTCTTTTTTTCTcaagaaaataaaaggaaagaaaaacaatgCCACAACTTGTGTATGGAGTTTCAATTTGTTCATCCTTTAAAGGTCAAACTAGTGGTAATGTCAATCAATCCCCACTGCTTACCTTCCAATAATCCATGGAGCCAAGCACAAGTTTGGTCTCTTCTCACAACCAAGATACATATCGAAGGTTATATTAGAAACGAAGCCTCAATTTCCAATCATGCCTTAGTTTCTAATCATCATTTGCTAACTAATAGTGGGGGACATACATCATTAGACCATGAATGATTGATGGTTCTTTCTTAAATTTCATGTGGAGGTTGACAAAAAGACACCCTAGCAAGCAGCATTTTTAAGTAAAGCCAGCTATTGGGCCATGGTTTTAGTGCTTATTCTAGCTTTGTAATTGATGCCTCCCCGTTGAAAGTTGAAACCATGCCTTCTGTGCCAGTAGTACTACTCATTGTAGGCATTAGCAAATGCATCTGATTGGTACCCTCAATATAATCATCCAACTAAAGAACAATTACCTATTAAATATGCAAAGGAAAATGACACATAATGTCAATGATCACAACCTGTGAATTTTCTACAACTTTTCCATAAATATCAGGTAACATTTGTGAATATTAGGATGCTACTACACTTTAAAGTAACAGCTTAAGAATGTGTGCTAaagcattttatttttcatttCTACAGCTGCATGCTTCGGCAGTTCTCTGCTAGAGAATTTTTCACTTAAGGTGCCAATGCCATCAAAAATATTCCTGATTAATGTTATTGATTATTGGCGCAAGCAAGTATACTATGCTGTTGAAAACGAAATGTTCATTGCTTATCTGAGAACTGAAACTCTGGGAACCTCCAAAAGAAATAAAAGCAATATTCTCCCATTTCGCCAATCCAACAAAATCACTTCAGATAGGACAGAAAGCCACAGTTGTTcaattgtcacagtagagtggtcTTCTCACATCAATCACCAGCAACAATAATTGGCCTTGTGATTGGAGAGGGAATCAATCCTCTGCAGAAAACAAGAAGCCTCCCCACTCTTACTCTGACATGATACAAGACACTCCTAGCCTGCGCAACAGTCCGTCTAAAATATTTGAAAGCTTCAGTATTCCTATACTCAACGGAATGATAACTCCTTCGCAAAATCACACACATATGCATGTGCAGTGAGTTGATTAATCCATCTGGTAGGAAAGTTTCCTTTCTCTAGTTAATGTTTCTGAATTTAAAGGCACAAATTCATGCACATTTTTTAGAGCTCATGCATGCTACTTTCATAGTACACATCTTTCAGACATGCCACATTTCCTCACCACTAGGTAGCTGAATCTGACAAATCAAAACATATCAATATTCAGAGCATTTGGCAGGATCTCCATTTTCATTGGTGCATGCATCATCAGTGGTAAATGGGAGAGAACACTTGCATATTTTGTTTGCATCTACAGCTCATACAGAGTTGCAGACTTCGATCTGAATATACTACTTCATATAATAGGCTTGCGTGAGCTCTTGGATCAGGTACCATCACAAGGAGCTGCGATAACAACACATAGTTCGAGCAAAGGAAGAAAACAAATGAGCATACACACATGCTGCTGCACGAATAAGGTGTGCAGACCAAATCATGCACTGATTCCCATGCCGCCCTGATTTGTTTCCGTTAGTTTACTTCCAAAAGACAGCTaaggaggcgaggaggaggagctaATGATAATTAGCGTGGGGTTTCAGTATTAGTCAATGATTGGCTTCACCTTGGCCCTGCTAGCCGCAAGAGGTGATTAGTAGTAGTAGGAGCAAAACATTGGTGTTTTTGCAGACCAGGATGTTTTTGATCTTTTATTGCTCATAATTATTAGGGGGTTAGGCTGGTGGAGTGGTGGTTAGAGACTAAGAGTGCTATGGATTTGTAGTATTTGTACCTTTTTTTGGGGGTTATACTATATGGGAAGGAAGGGATAGCATGTAGAAATTGAGGTGACAGAAATaaaccatgcatgcatgcaggataTTTCTTGGAACTTAATTAGCCTATTTCTGTTGCTTGAATGTTATTAGTTTTCTAAGATATATTTTATTAGTTAGAATTTAAATTGCAATTTCTATTTACCATGTACTTTTGGTGGTAAAAAGGGCACATTGCTTGAACTTATGTAGAGACAAGCAATTACTTTAGGCTCGTGAGTTTATTTTAGAGCTCATTATAAGCAGGGTTTTTATTTTATCTTCACAAAAAAGATAGTTATACTATTCCATGTCTTGTACAATTTCAGATAGTGTATGTCTTGTTTTGACAAACCTAGTCAAGAGGGCAGGGTTCCTGCAATGCCGTTAAGAAGAAGAGAGTTGATCCGTTAATAAGAGAAACCGGATCCGGAATCCATACAAAGCACATTTAACTAAAGAAAACCAGCAAGCACACACACACCCCTGTAGCTAGACCCAAGATCACCGAATATGCCTCACACTCAACCAAGTCGAGCTCTGCAACCTCAAGAGCACCCTTGCTAGAATTTTCTTCAATCTCATCCGAGCAGCAGATAAGCCTATATTACTAGAATTTTTCCGTGAACTCAACATGTTCAGAGTTTCAGACTACACCAGACCAAACTCTGTTTTAGTTTAGCAGGAATTGACTCTATTATTGCTAGATTTATACCGACAACTGAACATATCCAGAGTTACAAATCACACCAGAGTACACCCCGGCTCACTCTCCCAACTGGGGCATGAGCGAGTTGTCTTTTTAGCGCTCGACATAAAAATCCCAAAAGACGTAGTGCGCCAGCTAACTCGTGACCTCATACTCTTGAACTCCCACTGCTAGTCACTAGAAATGAAGGCTGTTGGTTATTGATAGGATGCGCAAAATATTTAAGCACAAACTGCAGCGTCGAGATTTGAAAACGTTTTAACAAAAAATCAaaacatttcttttttttaaaaaaaatcatctcTAAAAAATCCATTTTCTTTGAAATATGTGGACGATTTTTGGACTTCCAAACACTTTTTTAGAAAACACATTGTTTTTGGAAGCGTGAATAGTTTTTAAAGTGCGACCACTTTTTTGAACatttcgaacattttttgaaagatATGAACTACTTTTGAAAACATGAACTTTTTTAAGGGAACAAATTTGTAAAGAAGACAAAATTTTAAAATTCCAAACATTTCTTGTACTTTCGAACATTTATTGCAAATTGTGAACTGGATTTTAAATTCCAAACAAAATTTTAATACTTTTtgaaaaacatgattttttttatatatattctggacattttttttaatttttgaacaaaattttaATAGCTAAACATTTTGTGAAAATTTTGCATCTacgaaaaaagaaatagaaaaaacaagaaaataggtgtagaaaaagaaacaaaaaaattaaaaatagaaGAAGAAACGAAACAAAATAAAACTGGACGGCCTCGCACGTATGACAAGTGGGGCATGCCCACTTCGTCGTCCCTTGGGAGTTTTGACTCCTTTTTGCCGCAGCGAATGGCAAATAGGAGATTCCATACAAAACTTATTCTTTGATTGCATTGTTGCAAATGTACTTGGTTTATTGTGGCTGATATCCTGAAGATTGTTATACCGTGCTCTTTCAAATCCCTAATTGTCTTCTGGTTGTAGAAGAAGCAGGGTGATGTTATTATTATTTTAGTTACTTTTACTAACTTGTGGAGTTTATGGCTGCTATGTAATGATTTTATCTTCCGGGCACGAAAATGACGAAACTTGAAATGCATCTAGAGTTCGGTAGAGGCTTTTGTTCGTCCATGAAAAGTGTTGTGTACAAATGCCTAGGCTACTCTGCTCCTCAAATGCCCGTGGTTGCTCGATCTTCATCATGGGGAGCTCCTTAGGATCACATGGAGCTGATCTTCTTAGTATTTGAAGGTTACTTTGGTAGTAGATTTTGATGCTGCTACTATCTATGTAGGCTACTATTCATTTGTAACCTATTAGATGCCTTTTGAACCCTGCGGGGGATTCCAAAGATTTTAATAGTTCCATCGCTGTGAGCATTGGAAGACGCTCCTCTGCCGTGCGCTACGTGCCGTtgggccactgacatgtgggccaggttctcaaagggcccatatgtcagtgacagAACGGCAGGCTGCCGTATGTCAGAGGATCCTCATCCGTGAGCATTGAGTGTGGTGGTTGTTGCCTCTGCTTTAGAGCAAGCACAATAAAGTGATGTGATGAGACGGTAAAAATTTAAAATAACTAgtaatgtgcccgtgcgttgcaacggattcaaagtagaataatacatattcacaatttgaaagaaaacaatcTAGTTTTgatacatatatcactaaaaatatattatgtttcactcaaaatatatttattgggttgttttgatgaggtaagggatgaatgtggttggtttcaagatactaaggggttttcgGTAAATTGGAACAGAGAAGTGGGATATTGTTGTAAAAATGTCATTACTTACATCACGACCGTTatatgcagatctaatggtcagaaatgatggatggcagacacatcatcatcaccaactgagtcttttatagaaATAGTAAAATAATTTATTTGCTAAGCTGGAGCAGAAAGAAAAGGCGAGAGAAGAAAAATGGGTTGTAGATTAATAGGCAGTTGCAATATGGATTTCAAGAAACTTTATGAGAGAAGAAGGTGAACCAAGTTGTGATAAAGTTGTAAATGTCTTTTGCTTACTATTCTACATGTGGGCTACTAGGTTTGCTATACGTGACGTGACAACTTCACATTGCAGACTCTTGACTATACTATTAATCATGCTTTTAATAAAGTGCGGGCCGGGAAccctgtaattcaaaaaaaaaatccacaGGGAGTGCtgacttagagcatggttaataatagagCCAACAATCATTTATAAGAAGTTGACATATAATTAGAGTCAACCTAATAGCCGACATATACAGTAGTAAGTTTTAAGTGTGTATTACTTTATTAATAGTTGGCCCGCCTTACAATCTCGCAAAGTTACATGGGGCTTATGTTGCAGCTGGCTACTAATTTATAGCCCGCTTATCTTCTCTCTTCCAACTAGCAAAGACtccatatcaaaatataagacatttctGTAAGCTAGTTTAGcctaaaaaatgtcttatattttggtatAGAAATAGTAATATTTAAGTCTTTACAGCCTATTTAGGCCATCCTATTTTTTTTGAACATAGTACAGACGcaacgctcatatacacgcgcatatacTCACCCCTATAAACGCGCGCGCGCATACATACACAtatcctatccctatgagcacctccaaaagGAGGTAGACacttcgtcgtcgacgggaacgtctcctcccactgaatgcgcatcgccggaaattctgaaataaatccagaaataaatgcgagcatcaagacttgaaccctgatggactgagataccacagtccctctaatcatccaaccacaagttggtgCGCTAGGTCATTCTATTTTACTTTTGCTAGTTAGAGTACTTTGTAgaaaggggaaatgttttttttcgagGGAAATGATGGTCCGGCGTACTAAACAAAAGAAGCCCATAAATGACTTATCAGGTAGCTGCTTTTTAGAGCCCAAACCAGGGCCTGATAACAACTAGTGCAACTTGTTTTCACGTGGAGAAGCCCAACCCACCAACCactcaaagaaaaaagaaaacaaatcctAACTCTGCAACTGCAACTCACCTTGCTCGTCCCCGTTGCCGGCGGCAGCGTCGCCGCCGCGACCGTATCCCTTCGCCGGCGGGGTGCGAGGCCCTGACCTTTCCCTCGGCGCTGAAGACGTGCGGCTTGGCCGTGCCACCGCGTTCTCGGGAGTTTGGATCTTGGTTGTCCTCGTAGCCGCCCCCGCATCCCTATTGCTCGTGCAGTCGTGCTCCTCCGAATTCGCCGGCTGCCGGTGTCCCGGCTCGGCCACAGCCCGCAGGTATTGGTTTTGAGTGACTGTGCTTGCGTAAATGGGGGTTAAGTGAAGCACACATGCCGAATTGCTTTTTGATCTAGGAATTGTTGCGTTCTCGAATGAGGGGTAGATTTGATGGTTTCCTTAAAGTTGATGAGCGTCTAATGCTGCCCATAGATAGAGCAAATTGCACACAACAACAAATTAATTAGGCACTAGTTGCAGCTTATACCGGGTTTggcaataataaacattttatacCAGTTTACACCATGCAGTTGTCGTTTGTGTTTTTTTATGATGGACCAAATATTTCTTAATCATCTTCATATTCCTGTCGCAGACGATTTTTCCAAGTTTGTAATTCAGCACTTTGTCATGTATAATGTCTAGTTTCAGTCTTAGTTAGTACCTTGGTGCCTAATGCTGCAGTTGTTTGTTTAATCGAGTAGGACCATGGTACAAGAACAGAAAGGAGAAACATCCAGTGGCATGTATACTTACAAGCATCATGGTGACAAGGGAGTTGATATCCATGAGATTTTCGTTAAGAAGAGCAGAACCCGTGTTCTGCTGTCATACTGTGGCCTCATTTTACTTCTAGCAATTGTCTGCCGATCATTGCTGGGAAAGGTAAATTCTGTTATAAATCACTACCAGAAATCAGAAGAGGGCTAAGTTAATGAGGAAAGAGCAGTTTAGTCGATATTTCCTGGTTGTTGGTCCTATACTCGTAAGAGTTAGGTTCATCAGACATTGTAGCAAAAGCTTTAAGATGTCCAATTGTGTATTGTTCTAGGAAAAAAAACACGTTCAAATATTTTGTTCATTCAGAACAAGTGCCATTTCATGTTTGTATAATtcatgtgattttttttgaaataaatcattAGATTCTTCTGTAATAATCAAAGAATATCATTGCTTAGTTGACCACCCTAGATTCATATAGTTTGACATAACTGGTACATACTGTATATTGGTATTGACCTGGTTAAATATTGCAGGAAAAGTTGTGTCTTGAGTCAGTGTGGAGTGTTACCTTTGGAATTCTGGTTGCCAAATGTTTGCAATACAAACCAGTGAAGAAAGGTGAATCCTTCCTCAGAGATAAATTTGTAGGGTCTTTCTGCATATTGTAGACATGGTCTGTTGTTGATTTGCACATTTAGATCGCACCAGCATATGATAACCATTCACAGTCCATACTGAAAAAAGTATCAACAGTATGTTTCTTATCGGGTTTCCCTGTTTCATTGTGTGCAGAGTCAGTAGTGATAATGCCATCTTTTGGGGTTCAGCTAGAAATACATTTCTGGAGGTATTATCAGCCTCCCTGTGCGAAATCACCAATCAATCTTCAAATTACGCTCTTTACTATTGCCCATTCTTGTCACAATCGTACCGTACATTTCCGCTGTGAAGTGACAACTGGATCATTGGTGGGAACTATTAGGTTATCTTACATGTGGGTGTAGGATGAACAGTTTAGATAGTCAAAATGGATGACTGCTTTTAGCCTTTCTGTTGGATGCATTCGCCACCAATTATTCCAGTGTCAACTGACCCAAATGAATTGGGGAAAATACCTTCTTACTTGGCTGAGTGGATATAGGTAGACTTCTTCTGTTAGATAGCAATTCCTCCCTGAACAAACAATCCTCATGTTGTAGGGGTGATTTGTTTTCGTTTGGTGCGAACAAGATAAATGGCAACAAGTCGATGATTTGTATATTAACTGTTGGTTGCTCCAGATCACATTGATAAATCATATAGGACTAACAATTTGGTGATTGCTCTAGCAATTTGGTGTAGAGCAAAACTCTGTTCCTGGTGGGTAAGAGTTTTTTAGACGTCAGATCAATTAGCTGAGCAGTGATGTCTATGTTTTTGTTTGCGCGTTATGAACTCCTTGCTTGGCTTGAAGTACATCATATCTTTACCCTCAGAAAGTTTCAAAGATTGAAGTGAACTAAATCATTTCACTATTAAATCTGCTTCGGTGGCGTCGCAAAATCATAGACAGCATCACTCAAGGATTTTGTCTCAGAGAGATATGTTTCCTGCAACTTTTCTTTGCTTAGGAAATAGTATTCAGGCTACTGTAATAGACGATGCTGAAAAAGGTATCAACAGCGTGTTTCTTATTAGGTTTCCCTGTTTCATTGTGTGCAGAGTCGGTAGTGATAATGCCATCTTTTGGGGTTCAGCTAGAAATACATTTCTGGAGGTATTACCAGCCTCCTTATGAGAAATCACCAATCATATTCAAATTATGTTCTTACTATTGCCCATTCTTGTCACCATCTTACTGTATATTTCCACTGTGAAGTGACAACTGGATCGTTGGTGGGAACTATTAGGTTATCATACAGGTGGGTGTAGGATGAACACTTTAGATGGCCAAAATGGATGACTGCTTTAGCCTTTAGCTGTTGGATGCATTCGCCACCAATTATTCAAGTGTCAAACAACCCAGATGAATTGGGGACTTGTACCTGCGTACTTATCTGAGTGGATATAAGTAGACTGCTGCCGTTAGCTAGCAATGCCTTTCTGAACAAACAATCCTCATGTTTTAGGAGGTAATCCGTTTTCTTTTGGTGCAAACAAGAGAAATGGCAACCtcccatgatttgtttattaacTACTGGTTGCTCTGGATCACGTTGATAAATCATATGAGGGTAGAGTATGCTGTAGGCTCAACGGTTTTCTGAACGAGATTGTTCTAGCAATATGTTGTAAGACAG is from Triticum aestivum cultivar Chinese Spring chromosome 1B, IWGSC CS RefSeq v2.1, whole genome shotgun sequence and encodes:
- the LOC123088977 gene encoding uncharacterized protein, whose amino-acid sequence is MGNSLRCCLACVLPCGALDLIRIVHLSGRVEEYGRPVAAGEILSANPNHVLSKPCSQGVVRRILIVSPESELERGQIYFLIPASSVPAERKKKTGSSAGSQGAAGVAPSRTANPGHGGKARSHVKSKPSSGHGSGRDVQSEKRSLHRRRVSTGGRTAVWRPHLECIVEGT
- the LOC123114156 gene encoding uncharacterized protein isoform X1 is translated as MVQEQKGETSSGMYTYKHHGDKGVDIHEIFVKKSRTRVLLSYCGLILLLAIVCRSLLGKEKLCLESVWSVTFGILVAKCLQYKPVKKESVVIMPSFGVQLEIHFWSGRVDRHFVPIGKILKPLLNECVTPVTCYWSLALLLRDEEELKLVFQKFRPPVKMLVPIWRALCAFTDSECRSRHSAVSKPNRSEA
- the LOC123114156 gene encoding uncharacterized protein isoform X2; translation: MVQEQKGETSSGMYTYKHHGDKGVDIHEIFVKKSRTRVLLSYCGLILLLAIVCRSLLGKEKLCLESVWSVTFGILVAKCLQYKPVKKESVVIMPSFGVQLEIHFWSGRVDRHFVPIGKILKPLLNECVTPVTCYWSLALLLRDEEELKLVFQKFRPPVKMLVPIWRALCAFTDSECRSRHSAVSKPNRSEA